The nucleotide window GAAACTTTGGTTTCACAAAAAGAATACGAATCACTGCAATTTTATATTTTTCAGCTAACGAGAGTTCTTCGTCCCATTCTTTTAATGCCCTGATTCCACCAAACCTACGCACCAAAGACTCAAGGCCCATATTTTTGAGTTCTTTGAGAATTTCTGCATCTGATACTTCTAAGTTCATATAAGCAGGTACAATGACATTGCGAAGTCTGCCAGGAGGAAGATAGGGTTGTTCAGGAAGAAAAAGGATCTCCTCCCAGTTGGGTTTTAATATCTTTCCTTCGGTGTGATTGCTAATATTGGCAATGGAACGAAATAAACTAAGTTTCACTGTTTCATCAAGAGATGTGATAAGCCACCGTTCATTTCGATGGATGGTTAGTTGAAGATTGTCTACCAGAAGTTTCGATTTATCATTCGAATACAATGTGAAATTTTCAAAAACAATGGCTTCTTCATTGAAATTTGATTCTCTTGCAGTTTTGGATTCTGTTTCTGCAAGTAACATGGCGGTATCAAGAGAATGCAATCGTTTGACAACGGCGGAAAATGCAGAGATGGATTGGAATTGTGTGACGATCAAGGAAAAGGCATTGAGTAAAGTAGTAAAGGCAAGAGCTGCTTGTGTAATCACTCCAAATTCAATTTCTCCTCTCATATAACTTGGTGCAATGATAAACATCGGTATAATTTGAATGAAGTAATTATAGTTATTTGTGAATAAGCTGAGTCGAAGGTTTACTGAAATAAGTTTTCTAAAGTTATTCACTAACTTTCGAAGTCTTGATTTTAATCTTACGGACATCCGTGCTTCTCTGTGGGTGACGGCAATGGATTCTGCATGTTGGCGAATATGGAGTAAGTCCGCCCTGTAACTTGCTTCCATATCCAATTGATCATAGTTGATACGAATGAGAGATTTTCCAAGAAAGATTGTAGATATAGTTCCTGCCAAAGCATAAGCAACCGCTACGAGAAAGAGAGCTGGATTTATACTCCAAAGAACTCCTGAAAATGAAATGGCCGAAAAAACTCCACCTATAAAGAGTAAGGTGAAAGAGATAGTGGTAGTTGTGAATGATTTGACATCATCTGTAATCCTTTGGTCTGGATTTTCGATGCCAGTTATACCAATGATTTGATGGTAGGTTCTTTCTGTTAAATAATTTTCTGTCAATCTCCATGTGAGTTGTTCGCGCCAAAGGATACCAAGTCTTTCTTCCGCATACCGATAAACAGACCCAATGGCAGAAGAAATTAAAAATACAAAGGCATATAGTAACGCATTTGTGTAAAAGGCGTTTGGATTTTTTTGTTCTATAGAAGAGATAAAATCTCTTCCCACATAACTATTGATCACATTAAAAAAATTAAACAAAATCACAAGGATTACCAGTGTGATCCCATAACGAATCGCAGTTGGACCTTGTTTTGATTGTATGAGTTGTTTTGTGATACTGGATAGACGTAGCCAGTTTTGGGATATATTGGATTTTGATTTTGAAAACATGGATACTTATCTAATGAAACGATTTAGTCCCTAACAAAAGCAAGATCCTTTTATGATTCAATGGTTTCTATGGTTAGATCCGTGATGGCTTGGGTCCAAATGGATTCTAAACTAGGATTCCACTCCGAAGGAAGATTTTCACGTAAAGAAGAAAGAAGGATGGGAAGTAGTTTCGGAAATTCTTTTTTTGTTATGCCTAGGGATTCATAAATGTTTGCGAGTTTTGAAACTTCTTTTTTTACCGAGATGGGATTCCCTAATTTTTCTATGATAGATTCGATCGAGTTTAAAAACTCCTCCGAGGAAATGGGAGATTCATTGTCTCCTTCACGTTGGTTCTCTGTCACGTTTTCCATGGAAAAGTTTTTTAATTTATCAATATAACTATCAATCCAATGAGGATTGTATTCTAATACATGATCAAATGATTTTTGAATTTCTAAGATAGGATCCGGTTTTTTAAATCCAAGGACAGAGTAGGCTGTCATTTTATCTGTTTTTCCGCGAAGCCTTGTGATCACTTTTTTGTTCACAGAAAGGGAGGATCCAACTAAATTATAGATTTCATCCGAGACCAAAAATTGAGTATTGGTTTTTTTATTCAATGCCTCCAAGCGGCTAGCCACATTGACTGTGTCTCCAAGAACCGTTTGGCTTTTGTATTCCGAATGACCAATGTCCCCATAAATCACATTCCCGGCATGAAGGCCAATGCGAATCTCAAAACTAAAATTAAACCGATCTTTCATTTCTAAATTGAATTTTTTTAACTGATCAAACATACGTAGACAAGCTCGGATGGCCGAATGAATGGTCTCACGTTTTGTTTCTTTCAGACCTTCTTCGTTTGTAGTTTTTAGTTGGTCTTTGTTTTGGATTTGGAAAAAAGCCAATATTCCATCTCCAATAAATTTATCGATTCCTCCTCCATTGTTTAGGATGGGTTCACTCATTTCTTGAAAAAAGCGGTTGAGAACAAAGACTACATCATAGGGAAGACTTGCCTCGGTGAAGGAAGTAAAACCTTTGATATCAAGAAAGAGAATTACCGCATAACACTCTTCTCCCGTTTTTGAAGATTTGGATTCACTCGTCACTGTTTTTAAATCTTTATTGTCTTTAATGATCCTTCGCAGTGTAACATCCCCAAAAACTTCGGTTTGGCAAGCGAGTCGAATTTCAGAAGGCCAACCTTTCCTGTCTGCAAGAGTTTGTTCTCTTTCATTTCGTGAACTCAGATGGTCTAGACCATCGGTGATAAAAACCCGACATGTTGTACATTTTGCATTTCCTCCGCAGAGGTGGTAGAGTGGGTAATCGTGTTTTAGTGCTGTTTCAAGGATGGTGGCTCCTCGTTTGTTCGTTTCTAGGGGAAAATTTTCTTTGTCTTCGAAGGTAACAATGGACATGAATCACCACGCTTTTAAGTAATTTAAGAATCCCTCCTTTCACAAGTGAGGGCAAGTCGGAAAATTTAAGGATTAGGGAAATTTGAACTGATTTTTGTCAAAACCGATAAAAAACTAATTGCATTAGTTAAATAAACTAATATCATTAGTTTTATGAAAGAACGCTACTACAAACTCAGCATTTTATTTCCCATTTTGTTTCCCTTCCTTTTTTGGATGGATGGTTCTTTGATGGGATCTCCAATTTCCACATCTTACTTTCAGACTAAGGAAGGCAAAATTGCCTATACACAAACCGGGGTTGGAAAACGAAACTTGATCCTACTCCCTGGAATTGGAGACCGAAAAGAAAGTTACTCCGAAGTGGCAGAACTTTTAGCAAAAGAGAATTCTGTTTATAGTTTTGACTTACGAGGACTTGGGGAATCCGACGTTAGTTTTTCTTCCTATGGTCCGAAAGAAACAGCGGAAGATATTCTAAGTTTTATCCGAGAGAAAGATCTACAAAATGTATACATTGTTGCCAATTCTATGACTGCGGCCTCTGCCGTATACATTCGTTCTATGGAAAATAGGAGAGTTCTTGGCCTTGTATTGTCTGGTCCTTTTGTTCGAGACAAAGCACCTTTATCTTTTGGTATGAAGATGCTTGTCCAACTGGCGTTTCGTGGCCCCTGGGGGCCCAGTGCTTGGGTATCATTTTATGAATCACTTTTTCCATTACATCCACCCAAGGATTTAAAAGAAAGGTCTGAAAAACTAAAGAACAATTTGTCGGAAGATGGTCGTATGGCGGCTGTTAGATCCATGTTATTGGCATCAAAAACAGAATGTGAGCCGGCATTAAATTTGGTTACGGGAAATGTGATCGTGGTGATGGGAACAAAAGATCCTGATTTTGAATCACCAGAAGAAGAGGCCCATTGGATTGGGACTAAATTAAGTGGAGAGGTGCGTATGTATGAAGGAGTAGGTCACTATCCTTTTGCGGAAAATCCAATTCGCTTTTCTTCCGACGTACAGCAGTTATGGCAAAAAAAGTAAAACACAAACCGGGCCGACCCAAAAAAGGCCAATCGTTTGCCACAAGAGAACAGATTTTCGATTCCGCATGGGAATTGATTGGGGAAGTGGGTTGGACTGAATTTCGATTGTCCCAACTCGCCGAGAATTTAGGAATTCGCACTCCTTCTCTTTACAACCACATCCAAGACCTAGAGGAGGTGCGTTGGGAAATGAAGAGGCGTTCCTTGCAGATGTTAGGAGACAGGCTCTCTCTTAAGTTAAAAACTTCGGCCACGGGTTCAGAGCGAATCTTTGAGTTTTTAAATGCTTACAGAAGTTTTGCGAAGTCTCATCCACAGTTTTATCCGCTGACCATTGAATCGACTGAATTTGATCTCGAACTCAAACCTCTTGGGGACAGAATTTTGGCAGTTTGTTTGGAGGTCTTTCGGTTTCCGACTTTGGACGAAGCTTCTGTCCACAGGATTCGGATCCTACGTTCCCTTTTGCATGGGTTTATTGTCCTGGAGGAGGCGGGTGGTTTTGGTCGTAAAGAATCGATCGAGGAAAGTTTTAAGAAAATAACAGAATCATTAGAATCCGGCAGACTCTGGTAAAACTTTACTTTTCGGGAGAATGCGCGTGCGAAAACTTGGGTATAGAATTATGGCAGCAATTACAATCACACTACCTGATGGAAGTTCCAAAGAACTAGAATTGGGTAAATCCTTTTCTGATTTCATCCAAGCCCAACTGCCTTTCTTGAAAGAGAAAGCTCTTGCCGTTGTTTTGTCCGATGGTCGCACCGTTGACCTTTCCTTTGTTCCGGAGACAAACACCACGGTAAAGTTTCTCACCTTTGATGATAAAGAAGGAAAAGACGTTTTTCACCATTCCTCTGCCCACTTACTTGGTATGGCTGTGCAACGCCTTTGGTCAGAAGCTCGCCTAACGGTAGGCCCTGTGATCGAAAACGGTCCCGGTTTTTTCTTTTATGATATTGATTTTGGTGATACCGTATTAACCCAAGAAGACCTTCCTAAAATTGAAGTCGAAATGGCAAAGATTGTAAAGGAAGATCTCGTTGTCAAAAGATGGGAACTATCTAAAGAAGAAGCGATTGAAAAATTCAAAAAAGAAAACGAACCTTACAAAGTAGAGCTCATCCAAGGATTCGATTCCGCATCAGTTTCGTTATATGGTCAAGGCGAGTGGTATGATTTATGCCGCGGACCTCACGTGGCTCGTACGGGCCAACTGAAAGCCTTCAAACTCACCGCCATCTCTGGTGCCTACTGGAAGGGTGATTCTAAAAACAAACAACTCACTCGTATCTATGGAGTTTCTTTCCCCACCAAAAAGCAGTTAGACGAATATATCTTTCTCATTGAAGAAGCAAAAAAAAGAGACCATAGAAAACTTGGGAAAGAACTTGATCTTTTTAGTTTCCAAGAGGAAGCTCCAGGATTTCCTTTTTGGCATCCGAAAGGAACTGTACTTTGGAACACTCTTGCTTCTTACATTCGAGAAGAATGTTTCAGACGTGGGTACCAAGAAATCAAAACTCCAGCCATTTTAAATTCCACACTTTGGAAAAAATCGGGGCATTGGGATAATTTTAAAGAAAACATGTATTTCACTGACATTGACGAAAGTGAATTCGCAGTGAAACCTATGAACTGTCCAGGCTGTTGTTTGATTTATAAATACCATATGCATTCTTATAGAGAACTTCCACTTCGTTTTATGGAACTGGGGAATGTACATAGACATGAAATGTCGGGAGTTCTTCATGGACTATTCCGAGTCCGTGCATTCACTCAAGACGATGCCCATATCTATGCACCACTTGAAAAAGTAGAATCAGAAGTAGAAGACATCATCGACTTTACTTTTGATGTGTATAAAAAATTTGGTTTTACGGAATTCAAAACTTTCATTGCGACAAGACCTGAAAAATCGCAAGGAAGCGATGAAGATTGGAACCTCGCCACACAGGCCTTACACGATGCCCTTAAGAAAAAAGGAATCGAATATGGAATCAAAGAAGGGGATGGAGCATTCTATGGACCAAAAATTGAATTCAATATCAAAGATTCTCTTGGAAGGTTATGGCAATGCGGAACCGTTCAAATTGACTTTTCTATGCCGAATCGTTTTGAACTCGACTTCACAGCGTCCGATGGAAAAAAACATGCCCCTGTGATGATCCACCGAGCCATCTATGGATCATTAGAAAGATTCATTGGAATTCTTATCGAACACTTCGAAGGAAAATTCCCACTTTGGTTGAATCCGACACAAATTCGTGTCTTAACTGTGGCAGAAACTCATAGTGATTACGCGAAAGAAGTATATCAGGATTTGGTAATGCAGGGCTTTCGCGTAGAACTTGATGTTCGTAACGAAAAGATCGGCAGTAAAATTAGGGATTCCATCTTAAAACGAAGCAGTTACACTTTGATTTTAGGAGATAAAGAAAAAGAAGCAGGATCCATTTCTTTTCGAAGGATGGGTGAAGAGAAAACAGAAACCGTTTCACGTGATGGATTTTTGTCTCTTTTGAAGGGCGATCTTTAGATAAAGAAATTTCTTGACTAACACTTGGGGGAGAGTTACGCTCCCTCCAGTGTCTCCAAACCTGATCTTAGCCAAACAGATTGATCCGGTCGCATACTATCTGGATCTTCCTATCCACCCACCGTATGATGCGCGTGATGCGTTCGATGCCATACCTATGCAACTTTTACCTTTTGCAGAAGGATTGACTGTAGGTTGGAAAGTAAGTCCTATGCAGTTTGTCGATGGGCTTGGTCGGGACCTGAAGTTTGATTGTCCCAATATCGTTATCACTGGGGGACAAAATTTAGGGGGAACACCGGTTGTCCTCTACGTAGTCGCTGCTTTTTTTGATTCTAACAATCGCCTTTTGTCCAGCCAAACCTGCGAACACATCATCCAACCTTGGGAGAGTTATGATGTTCCTGGGCTTTGGAGTCGTTTCCCTTTTCCTATTGCAGAAATTGCGAGAGTCTCTGTCGGAATCACTGCTTACGGTTGGGAAGATCCGAGTCCCAAAGAAGCAATGGTACTTTCCAAACAAAAACGGAAAAACGAAACCAAATTCGAATGGAAACGGGAAGGGGGAGTGGTTGGATCCTATAGTTTCCAAAAATGGAACCCGGGAAAGGGTGACCTCCTATTGGCCACAGAGCCTCTTACCAAAGAAAACCGAGTTCGGATTCGGTTGGAACGTAGACAAAGTGAAGGATTGACCTATCTGGCCTTAGTCCAGTCGCAATCCCCCAGACAAAGTACAAAAGCCTTCGATCATTTGATCCAATACGCCGTGTATGACAGGGAGGGACAACTTTGTCATGGAGGTTCTTGTATGGGAATGGGAAATCACGGGGATTTAGTCTCACTGGCTCCCATATTACCCGAAATTTTAGATTCCGACTCCTTGTATTTAGAACTTGTTGTTTGGGAAGGTCCTTCCGGATTGCTTTAACCTCCAATACCCAGCATTTCGCAAAGAAATGTACTTGCTCGCCTGGATTTTGCACCGAAATTGGAAATTGAAAGAAATTTCGGAGACTGAATGCAGAAACGGCCCAACCCTAGAGGGAACCCAAACCAAGATAAATTCGCCCACATCAGAATTAACGAACAAATTACCAATGTAGCATCGATTCGACTCGTCTCTGACGAAGGATCTGACATCGTTACTCTGGAAGAAGCTCTGAAGAGAGCTAAAGAAGCTAACCTTGATTTGGTGGAAGTCTCGGGTGACCAAGATGTTCACGTCTGTAAGTTGATCGACTTTGGAAAATACAAATTCGAACTTCTTAAAAAAACGAAAGAAGCGAAAAAGAAACAACACGTTGTCACGGTGAAAGAAATTAAAATCCGCCCGCGGATTGATAACCATGACTTCGAGATTAAGAAGCGTCATGCTTTAGAATTCTTGCAAAAGGGTGATAAGGTAAAAGTGACTCTTCGATTCCGAGGCAGAGAGATGGTTCACTCTGAAATTGGAATGAATATTGTTAACCGGTTTGTCGAGGACCTAAAAGAGCATGCCTCTCCCGAAAAAATGCCGGTACACGACGGAAAGACGATAGTGGTCGTGATGAACCCAATTGGTGAAAAACCTAAAGGATAAAAACAACTATGTATAAGCTGAAGACAAATAGGGCAGCAGCCAAACGTTTCAAGTTTACCAAGTCTGGTAAAATTAAACGTGGTTGTGCGTTCCGAAGACATATCTTAGAGAAAAAATCTCCTAAGATGAAACACCAAAGCCGTGGAATGCACGTCATCCATGAAACCGATTATAACCGTGTAGAAAAACTTCTACCTTACGGAGGTTAAACGATGCCACGCGCAGTCAACGGAACCATTCATAAAAATCGTAGAAAGAAAGTACTCGCTAAAGCTAAAGGTTTTAGGGGCGGACGTTCTAAACTTTTCAGAACAGCAAAATCTGCTGTAATGAAAGCAGGTCAATGGGCATACCGTGACCGTAGAAAGAAAAAGTCCGAATTCCGCAAACTTTGGATTACGCGAATTAATGCCGCAGTGAGAGAAAATGGAATGTCTTATTCAAAATTCATCCATGCACTCAAAACACACGGAATCAACTTAGATCGTAAAACTTTGGCTGACCTTGCTTACAACCACAAAGAAGTATTCAACGCCATCGTTGAAAAAACCAAAGTCGCTAAGTAAATTAGTGCTTGATTGGAATGGAATAGCTCGTCTATTCTATTCCATCGGATTGTTATCATGTTAAAAATCGAAACCATTGAAGAGCTAGAAAGTAAAGTTGTTAAGGCATTGGAGTTAATCCAAGACCTAAGAACAGAAAACGCACGCCTGGAGACGGAAAACGAATCCCTCCGCGCGGAAAATGACCAAATGAAGCTCGCAATGGAGGAGAAAGAGCGCGAACTAAAAACACTCCGCTCTCAACTCCAAGAAGCAAACGACGAGTTAAACCAACTTCGCGAAAGAGAAGGACTTTTGGAATCCAAGGTCCACCAACTCCTCGGTCGTTTGGATGGACTTCCTACCACAGGTAGTTCTGCTTCCAAAACACAACCAAGTTCTGATTCCTCTCCGGTAGAACCAGTCGCAGCAGCTGCCGCTGTTGCAGTTCCTAGTTTGGCAACTGATGAAGATGATGAAATCATCTTACTCGATGAAGATGAATCAGAATTTCAAACTGAAGATATTTTAGAAAAGTCACCAGCACAAGCTTCCTTTGAAAAAGAAGAACTAGTGGTAGAACAGGAAGAAGATGTTCCTACCGTTGACATTGACGAAGATGATGACATCATCATTGACGATGACGACGAAGCAATCAGTGTCTTTGATGCTGACGACGACGATGATTTTTTAATTATCGAAGACGATCCTAAGTAATTTTTATGGCAGAGTCTGCCCCACAACCGCAAAAAATAACCAAACAAATCTTTGGTGAGACCTATACCATTGTTGGTGAAGCTAGCTCAGGGTATATCTCTGAGGTGGCTGATTTTGTAGAACAGCGCCTTCTCGATCTAACCAAGGCACTTCCTACGGCATCCAAAACTAAATTAGCAGTTTTATGTGCTTTAAACTTAGCGGACGAACTGTTCCAAATGAAGGAAGTTTCTGCCAAAGCCAATGAAATTCCTGAACTAGAAGAACGAACAAAGAAGATCATTTCTCTATTAGAAGAGGGGATCATTGGGGACAATTTTTGAATCTAATTTCAAAAAAAGACGCTAGAGAAATTCTAAAAAAAAATCTTCCGAATTTACCAGAAAGGGAAGATCATGAAGCGGCCATTTTACGCAGGTTGTTTTCACTTTTACAAGGAAAAACAAAAATCATCACCTATTCTCCCGATCTAATGTACGAGGTGGACGTCCTTCCTATCATTGAATCTTGTCCATTGCCTAGACCTACAAGTTTTATTGAAGCTAGGCATTCTGCGGAGTGGTACTTCCCTCGTATGGAAGAAGGAAAGAGGTTACGGTTTCTACGTCCTCGTTCCTTTGAAAAAAATGCGATGGGTCTTTTTGAGCCGA belongs to Leptospira terpstrae serovar Hualin str. LT 11-33 = ATCC 700639 and includes:
- a CDS encoding ABC transporter ATP-binding protein/permease, whose amino-acid sequence is MFSKSKSNISQNWLRLSSITKQLIQSKQGPTAIRYGITLVILVILFNFFNVINSYVGRDFISSIEQKNPNAFYTNALLYAFVFLISSAIGSVYRYAEERLGILWREQLTWRLTENYLTERTYHQIIGITGIENPDQRITDDVKSFTTTTISFTLLFIGGVFSAISFSGVLWSINPALFLVAVAYALAGTISTIFLGKSLIRINYDQLDMEASYRADLLHIRQHAESIAVTHREARMSVRLKSRLRKLVNNFRKLISVNLRLSLFTNNYNYFIQIIPMFIIAPSYMRGEIEFGVITQAALAFTTLLNAFSLIVTQFQSISAFSAVVKRLHSLDTAMLLAETESKTARESNFNEEAIVFENFTLYSNDKSKLLVDNLQLTIHRNERWLITSLDETVKLSLFRSIANISNHTEGKILKPNWEEILFLPEQPYLPPGRLRNVIVPAYMNLEVSDAEILKELKNMGLESLVRRFGGIRALKEWDEELSLAEKYKIAVIRILFVKPKFLVLDRPGSSLGKFEISKLLKLFHRLGVSTVVIAKDEETVLEYDYHLNISHFGKWTLSPLHITHTNL
- a CDS encoding adenylate/guanylate cyclase domain-containing protein; amino-acid sequence: MSIVTFEDKENFPLETNKRGATILETALKHDYPLYHLCGGNAKCTTCRVFITDGLDHLSSRNEREQTLADRKGWPSEIRLACQTEVFGDVTLRRIIKDNKDLKTVTSESKSSKTGEECYAVILFLDIKGFTSFTEASLPYDVVFVLNRFFQEMSEPILNNGGGIDKFIGDGILAFFQIQNKDQLKTTNEEGLKETKRETIHSAIRACLRMFDQLKKFNLEMKDRFNFSFEIRIGLHAGNVIYGDIGHSEYKSQTVLGDTVNVASRLEALNKKTNTQFLVSDEIYNLVGSSLSVNKKVITRLRGKTDKMTAYSVLGFKKPDPILEIQKSFDHVLEYNPHWIDSYIDKLKNFSMENVTENQREGDNESPISSEEFLNSIESIIEKLGNPISVKKEVSKLANIYESLGITKKEFPKLLPILLSSLRENLPSEWNPSLESIWTQAITDLTIETIES
- a CDS encoding alpha/beta fold hydrolase, with the translated sequence MKERYYKLSILFPILFPFLFWMDGSLMGSPISTSYFQTKEGKIAYTQTGVGKRNLILLPGIGDRKESYSEVAELLAKENSVYSFDLRGLGESDVSFSSYGPKETAEDILSFIREKDLQNVYIVANSMTAASAVYIRSMENRRVLGLVLSGPFVRDKAPLSFGMKMLVQLAFRGPWGPSAWVSFYESLFPLHPPKDLKERSEKLKNNLSEDGRMAAVRSMLLASKTECEPALNLVTGNVIVVMGTKDPDFESPEEEAHWIGTKLSGEVRMYEGVGHYPFAENPIRFSSDVQQLWQKK
- a CDS encoding TetR/AcrR family transcriptional regulator; translated protein: MAKKVKHKPGRPKKGQSFATREQIFDSAWELIGEVGWTEFRLSQLAENLGIRTPSLYNHIQDLEEVRWEMKRRSLQMLGDRLSLKLKTSATGSERIFEFLNAYRSFAKSHPQFYPLTIESTEFDLELKPLGDRILAVCLEVFRFPTLDEASVHRIRILRSLLHGFIVLEEAGGFGRKESIEESFKKITESLESGRLW
- the thrS gene encoding threonine--tRNA ligase is translated as MAAITITLPDGSSKELELGKSFSDFIQAQLPFLKEKALAVVLSDGRTVDLSFVPETNTTVKFLTFDDKEGKDVFHHSSAHLLGMAVQRLWSEARLTVGPVIENGPGFFFYDIDFGDTVLTQEDLPKIEVEMAKIVKEDLVVKRWELSKEEAIEKFKKENEPYKVELIQGFDSASVSLYGQGEWYDLCRGPHVARTGQLKAFKLTAISGAYWKGDSKNKQLTRIYGVSFPTKKQLDEYIFLIEEAKKRDHRKLGKELDLFSFQEEAPGFPFWHPKGTVLWNTLASYIREECFRRGYQEIKTPAILNSTLWKKSGHWDNFKENMYFTDIDESEFAVKPMNCPGCCLIYKYHMHSYRELPLRFMELGNVHRHEMSGVLHGLFRVRAFTQDDAHIYAPLEKVESEVEDIIDFTFDVYKKFGFTEFKTFIATRPEKSQGSDEDWNLATQALHDALKKKGIEYGIKEGDGAFYGPKIEFNIKDSLGRLWQCGTVQIDFSMPNRFELDFTASDGKKHAPVMIHRAIYGSLERFIGILIEHFEGKFPLWLNPTQIRVLTVAETHSDYAKEVYQDLVMQGFRVELDVRNEKIGSKIRDSILKRSSYTLILGDKEKEAGSISFRRMGEEKTETVSRDGFLSLLKGDL
- the infC gene encoding translation initiation factor IF-3; this translates as MQKRPNPRGNPNQDKFAHIRINEQITNVASIRLVSDEGSDIVTLEEALKRAKEANLDLVEVSGDQDVHVCKLIDFGKYKFELLKKTKEAKKKQHVVTVKEIKIRPRIDNHDFEIKKRHALEFLQKGDKVKVTLRFRGREMVHSEIGMNIVNRFVEDLKEHASPEKMPVHDGKTIVVVMNPIGEKPKG
- the rpmI gene encoding 50S ribosomal protein L35, whose protein sequence is MYKLKTNRAAAKRFKFTKSGKIKRGCAFRRHILEKKSPKMKHQSRGMHVIHETDYNRVEKLLPYGG
- the rplT gene encoding 50S ribosomal protein L20, encoding MPRAVNGTIHKNRRKKVLAKAKGFRGGRSKLFRTAKSAVMKAGQWAYRDRRKKKSEFRKLWITRINAAVRENGMSYSKFIHALKTHGINLDRKTLADLAYNHKEVFNAIVEKTKVAK
- a CDS encoding cell division protein ZapA — its product is MAESAPQPQKITKQIFGETYTIVGEASSGYISEVADFVEQRLLDLTKALPTASKTKLAVLCALNLADELFQMKEVSAKANEIPELEERTKKIISLLEEGIIGDNF
- a CDS encoding 5-formyltetrahydrofolate cyclo-ligase, with translation MNLISKKDAREILKKNLPNLPEREDHEAAILRRLFSLLQGKTKIITYSPDLMYEVDVLPIIESCPLPRPTSFIEARHSAEWYFPRMEEGKRLRFLRPRSFEKNAMGLFEPIGDEEISVEDAELILVPALGFHEKGFRLGRGGGYYDRILNSESLQKKTVGLSFSKLFPVPFLPESHDIKIGKMITEIQIHSFLD